Proteins encoded in a region of the Dreissena polymorpha isolate Duluth1 chromosome 6, UMN_Dpol_1.0, whole genome shotgun sequence genome:
- the LOC127835632 gene encoding protein AF-9-like — SSSGSSGNSDNSSSSSSSSSSSSSSSSSSSSSSCNSRRRREYERRHAEERAAAEKEDDRQTRTKKNRQKTKEKNKTKKKKTKTKKKENKRRKKKKRRRTKDTDRPHKIIVSATCICQRKDL; from the exons agtagtagtggtagtagtggtaatagtgataatagtagtagtagtagtagtagtagtagtagt agtagtagtagtagtagtagtagtagtagtagtagttgtaatagtagacGAAGAAGAGAGTACGAAAGACGTCATGCAGAAGAACGAGCAGCAGCAGAAAAAGAAGACGACAGACAGACGAGAACGAAGAAGAACCGACAGAAGACAAAAGAAAAGAACAAGACGAAGAAGAAAAAGACGAAGACAAAGAAGAAGGAGAATAAGAGAAGAAAGAAGAAGAAAA GACGCAGGACGAAGGACACAGATCGGCCACACAAAATCATTGTAAGTGCCACGTGCATCTGTCAGCGAAAAGATCTTTAG